The genomic segment GCGTCGGCCGTGGCGGCGTCGGCGAGGACGAAGGACAGCAGCGCCCCGAACCCGTCCATCTGCCGGCTGGCGACCGCGTGGCCGGGGTCGGTGGGCAGACCCGGGTAGTGGACGCGCTCGACGGCGGGGTGGGCGGCGAGGCGCTCGGCCAGCACCTGGGCCGAGGCCATCGCCCGGCGCATCCGCACGTCGAGGGTGCGGATGCCGCGGAGGGCGAGGAAGCAGTCCATCGGACCGGGGATCGCGCCGTGGAGGCTGCGGTGGTCCACCAGCGCCCGGGCGAGGGACTCGTCGCGGGTGACGACGGCGCCCATCAGCAGGTCGGAGTGGCCGGACAGGTACTTCGTCACCGAGTGGACGACGACGTGGGCGCCGAGGTCGAGGGGGCGCTGGGCGATCGGGGTCGCGGCGGTGGAGTCGACGATCGCGATCGCGCCCTTCGCGGTGGCGGCGTCGGACAGCGCCTCGATGTCGGCGACGGTGATCAGCGGGTTGGTCGGGCTCTCGAGCCACAGGACGCCGTGGGCCGGCAGCGCGTCGATGGTGGCCTGGACGTCGGCGACGTCGACCGACTCGGTGAACAGGCCCGTGGTGGAGTCGAACAGCGCCCGCGAGCCGTGGTAGCCGTCGAGGGGCTGGACCAGCCCGGGACGGCCCCGCACCGCCGTGGCCACGACGGCGGACACCGCGGCCATGCCAGAGGAGAACACGACCGCGGTGCCCCGCTCGAGGGCGCCGATGGCCTGCTCGACGGCGGCGGTGCTGGCACCGCCGTAGCGGGCGTACTCGCCGTCGGCGGGTGCCCGCAGGACCGAGGCGAAGAGCGGCGGCTGGTTCAGCGGTTGCCCGGGTTCGGCCGGCGGACGTCCGGCCGCGACCGCCGTGGTGGCGGGGTGCAGCGGACCGGCGGCGGGGTGGGAGGTCTCGGCCATGGGGGCGGATGGTAGGCGCTCGAGCGCGGCCGTCGGGGCGGCTCCCGGCACCGCCCGCCCGACGTCGGCTGCACGCTGTCCGGCGTCCCCCGCGCCCAGCCGCACGTCCTCCCGTGCTGCACGTCCCCCGACTGCACGTCGTCCGGGACAGTGCCCGACGACGTGCGGTCAGCCCCCGCGTCGCACCCGACGACGTGCAGTCAGCCCCTCGTCCGGCCCCGCCGAACCCGCTGGGGCGGTGGGGGGACCGGGGCCTATCGTGGGGGCCCGTGGTCCCGCGAACCGACGCCGACGCCGAGCCCGAGCGCCCCCGCGCCCCGCTCAGCCGCGATCGGGTGCTGCGCACGGCGGTGGCGCTGGCCGACGCCGAGGGGCTCGGCGCGTTGACGATGCGCCGGCTCGGCCAGGAGCTCGGTGCCGAGGCGATGTCGCTGTACCACCACGTCGCGGGCAAGGAGGCGGTCCTCGACGGCGTGGTCGAGGTGGTGGCCGCCGAGATCCTCGACGTGGCCTCCGAGGTGGAGGCCCCCGACCCGGCGGAGGACTGGCGGGGGGCGCTGCGGGCGCGGATCCTCGCCGCCCGGACCGTGCTGCTCCGCCACCCCTGGGCGCCCGCGGTCATCGAGACGCGGACGAGCCTGTCCGTAGGCGTCGTCACCTGGTACGACCAGCTGCTCGGGATCATGCGGGCGGGCGGGATGTCCTACGACCTCGCGCACCACGCGATGCACGCCCTGGGCAGCCGCGCGCTCGGGTTCACCCACGAGCTGTTCGAGCCCGACGACCCCGAGGTCGGCGACGAGGAGGCCGCCGCGATGCTCGAGGAGATGGCGGGCCGGTTGCCCCACCTCGTCGAGATGATGGGTGAGATCGCCCACGGCGACGAGGGCCAGCTCGGCTGGTGCGACGACCAGTTCGAGTTCGAGTTCGGGCTCGACCTGCTGCTCGACGGGTTGGAGCGGCGCCGCGCCGCGGAGGGGTAGGGGCGAGCCGCACCGGCCGTCCGACCACTCCCGGCTGCTACGAGCGACGTAGGATGAGGCGCACTGTGTCTGGTGCAACCCCTCCTGCGCGCGCCGACCTGGACGTGACCGTCGTGCTGCCCGCCCTCAACGAGGTGGGCCACATCGGGGCGGAGGTCGAGCGCATCACGAAGGCTCTCAAGGAGAGCCCGTACTCCTTCGAGATCCTGGTGATCGACGACGGGTCGACCGACGGGACCGGCGACGTCGTCGACGGGTTGCCGTTCGTGCGCCTGATGCGGTTCGCGGTGAACCGGGGGTCGGGCACCGCACGGCGCATCGGCAGCCAGGAGGCGTACGGCCGCTACGTCGTGTGGACCGACGCGGACATGACGTACCCGAACGAGCGCATCCCCGAGCTGATCGACATCCTGCAGACGGGCCGCTGCCAGCAGGTCGTCGGTGCCCGGACCAGCGAGGAGGGGACCCACAAGCTGCTGCGCGTCCCCGCGAAGTGGACGATCCGCAAGCTGGCCGAGTACCTGACGTCGACGGAGATCCCCGACCTCAACTCCGGCCTGCGCGCCTTCCGGCGGGCGGACGCGCTGCCCTACCTCGGGCTGCTGCCGACCGGGTTCAGCTGCGTCACGACGATAACGCTCGCGTTCCTCTCCAACGGGCTGGCCGTCGAGTACGTCCCGATCGACTACGCGAAGCGGGCCGGCAAGTCGCACTTCCACCCGATCCGCGACGCCTACCGGTACATGCTGCAGGTCGTGCGGATG from the Euzebya sp. genome contains:
- a CDS encoding glycosyltransferase family 2 protein → MRRTVSGATPPARADLDVTVVLPALNEVGHIGAEVERITKALKESPYSFEILVIDDGSTDGTGDVVDGLPFVRLMRFAVNRGSGTARRIGSQEAYGRYVVWTDADMTYPNERIPELIDILQTGRCQQVVGARTSEEGTHKLLRVPAKWTIRKLAEYLTSTEIPDLNSGLRAFRRADALPYLGLLPTGFSCVTTITLAFLSNGLAVEYVPIDYAKRAGKSHFHPIRDAYRYMLQVVRMVTFFEPLRVFAPLAFTLLGLGTVKFVYDVAVGAITDGDPFRLSINTILLIITGLILFSLGLLADLIVRTHRHTSSG
- a CDS encoding PLP-dependent aspartate aminotransferase family protein encodes the protein MAETSHPAAGPLHPATTAVAAGRPPAEPGQPLNQPPLFASVLRAPADGEYARYGGASTAAVEQAIGALERGTAVVFSSGMAAVSAVVATAVRGRPGLVQPLDGYHGSRALFDSTTGLFTESVDVADVQATIDALPAHGVLWLESPTNPLITVADIEALSDAATAKGAIAIVDSTAATPIAQRPLDLGAHVVVHSVTKYLSGHSDLLMGAVVTRDESLARALVDHRSLHGAIPGPMDCFLALRGIRTLDVRMRRAMASAQVLAERLAAHPAVERVHYPGLPTDPGHAVASRQMDGFGALLSFVLADAATADAVCAGVELVVHATSLGGVETSMERRGRQAGEERTPPGLIRMSVGIEHVEDLWTDLARAIDAASAGAGGGGTAR
- a CDS encoding TetR/AcrR family transcriptional regulator C-terminal domain-containing protein, with product MVPRTDADAEPERPRAPLSRDRVLRTAVALADAEGLGALTMRRLGQELGAEAMSLYHHVAGKEAVLDGVVEVVAAEILDVASEVEAPDPAEDWRGALRARILAARTVLLRHPWAPAVIETRTSLSVGVVTWYDQLLGIMRAGGMSYDLAHHAMHALGSRALGFTHELFEPDDPEVGDEEAAAMLEEMAGRLPHLVEMMGEIAHGDEGQLGWCDDQFEFEFGLDLLLDGLERRRAAEG